In Aegilops tauschii subsp. strangulata cultivar AL8/78 chromosome 3, Aet v6.0, whole genome shotgun sequence, one genomic interval encodes:
- the LOC109774883 gene encoding bZIP transcription factor ABI5 homolog, whose amino-acid sequence MASEMSKDVKFSEEEVTSHPRVLEGEEQTVVPARQSSIFALTSDELQYSVCEAGRNFGSMNMDEFMSNIWNAKEFQAATSGVLVGMEVDPVVGAGRGGGGEDARGTNLARQESFSLPPQLCQETVEEVWTEINREPRPVHSRPQSARPSPQIPVQPLAGNGGAVAANDQWGMLGQMTLEQFLVKIGVVRGSGTGGQAIVPVGMVHGQMNLVQQGQQPSPVMYPMAPANGMFHVMGNGMGFVPNGYAGIVVVPPPPPPQGGLGIVSPGSSDGRSAMTQVDMMNSMGDGAMMENGSARKRAAPEDQSCERSIERCHHRMIKNRESAGQSRARKQAYTVELEAELNHLKEENAHLKAKEKTILLTKKQMLVEKMMERSKENMNAKKGGALSRRCGSCICL is encoded by the exons ATGGCGTCGGAGATGAGCAAGGACGTGAAGTTCTCCGAGGAAGAAGTCACCTCGCACCCGCGTGTTCTCGAAGGTGAGGAGCAGACGGTTGTGCCGGCACGACAGTCTTCCATCTTCGCGCTGACGTCGGACGAGCTGCAATACTCGGTGTGCGAGGCAGGGCGCAACTTTGGGTCCATGAACATGGATGAGTTCATGAGCAACATCTGGAATGCCAAGGAGTTCCAAGCAGCGACCAGTGGTGTCTTGGTGGGCATGGAGGTGGATCCTGTGGTGGGTGCTGGTAGAGGCGGAGGTGGCGAAGATGCAAGAGGAACCAACCTAGCCCGGCAGGAGTCATTCTCCTTGCCTCCCCAGCTGTGCCAGGAGACGGTGGAGGAGGTGTGGACTGAGATCAACAGGGAGCCCCGCCCGGTGCATTCCCGGCCCCAGTCCGCGCGGCCTTCGCCGCAGATTCCCGTCCAGCCATTGGCGGGAAATGGTGGTGCGGTTGCGGCGAACGACCAGTGGGGGATGCTTGGACAGATGACACTAGAGCAGTTCCTTGTCAAGATCGGTGTGGTCCGGGGATCTGGCACCGGCGGCCAGGCGATTGTGCCGGTCGGCATGGTCCATGGACAGATGAACCTTGTGCAGCAGGGGCAACAGCCTAGCCCAGTGATGTACCCGATGGCACCGGCAAACGGCATGTTCCATGTGATGGGCAACGGCATGGGGTTCGTCCCCAACGGGTACGCAGGGATCGTCGTGGtgccgccgccaccacctcctcaaGGTGGGCTGGGTATCGTGAGCCCAGGGTCGTCGGACGGGAGGAGCGCCATGACGCAGGTTGACATGATGAACTCCATGGGCGACGGAGCGATGATGGAGAACGGCAGCGCCCGGAAGCGCGCCGCTCCGGAGGATCAGTCCTGTGAGAGGAGCATCGAGCGCTGCCACCACCGCATGATAAAGAACCGTGAGTCAGCCGGACAATCGCGTGCTAGGAAGCAG GCTTATACCGTGGAGCTTGAAGCCGAACTGAACCACCTCAAGGAGGAGAACGCTCATCTGAAAGCTAAGGAG AAGACGATTTTGCTGACCAAGAAACAAATG CTGGTGGAGAAGATGATGGAGCGGTCCAAGGAGAATATGAACGCCAAGAAGGGTGGTGCCCTGTCGCGGCGCTGCGGCAGCTGCATCTGTTTATAG